tacgtgtacccccatttgagaaccactgttctaacaaactgcagattggattttaacctatttaaaacatgtcatcaaaattctaaaattaatcttaatcaggaaaaatgactaatgatgttccattaattatttttttaattttttcaaaaagattcgaattagctagtttttctcttctttttttcggttgaattgtgaattttaaagagtggaaattgaagataaactatatttcaagatgtaattttcatttttttcctgttttctcctcttttaaaccgttcaattaagtgttttttcataatttattctctacaaaaaaccttccgtaaaaagaaaaaaaatgtatgacggaatgacagacagaaatatcaatttatatatatatatatatagatttatttattaaatgtaaattgagcaaatttgctatttcaggcaattcatttaagtgtgtatcaaactggtagcccttcgcattaatcagtacccaagaagtagctcttggtttcaaaaagattggtgacccctggactaaatCCTTGCCCGAGGTCTGAGGTCACTAACCTGCTGTTGGACTTTCACCACTTCGATCCCTTGTCTGAGGTACAGATCGTTCGAGGCCTTGTTGTGTTCGACGATGGCGTAGTTGAGGGCGTTTTGCACATGCTCGTCGTTGACATCCCCATCTGTGAAGCCCCCGACAAAACCGGCAAAACCCACGGCGCAAACTGCCCCAAAGACGAGAAAAGCGACCCTCCAAAACATGGCGAGACTTGCTGACTTCCCAAACTCTCAGCGGAAACAACAAGCGTCGCTTTTGGGGTACTGTATAAAACAGCTGCGTCACGGGATGTGATTGGCTCTAGTGTCGACCAATCAGCGTCGTGTTGACGATCTTTATTTCCGGTCAGTGGTCTGTGGGCGGGTGTTAGTTCTGATGTCGACGTTTGAGGAGATCGACTAGACTTTGGTACATTTTGAACGCATTCCATTAGCTACCAAgctaaaatatattatttagttttccagaaaataatttttttccgttttttaacCTGCTCTCTGCAATTACACGTGGGCGTTCACCTTTGGAACACAATGCAGCGAGTGCAGTTTTTGAAGTAAGTAAACTTTATGCCGCAGCTCGGAATGTCACGACAATTAAAAAAAGTGTTAGGTTTAATTAGCTCCGGCAAAAGGGGAGTCCAAAGTTTTGGCTCGAAAATAAAAATAGACTTAGGAAAACTTTTAAACATTTCAAATACAGTAGAGCCACAAGGCACAGTGTAAAGCAggtctgggcaaattaaggcccgttaagcttttcaatctggcccgccggacattcccaaatattttgttggatctttaaaggcctactgaaatgagattttcttatttaaacgggaatagcaggtccattctatgtgtcatcatttcgcgatattgccatatttttgctgaaaggatgtagtagagaacatcgacgataaagttcgcaacttttggtcgctgatataaaagcctcgcctgtaccgaaagtagcagacgatgtgcgcgtgacgtcacgggttgtagggctctctcacatcctcacattgtttacaatcatagccaccagcagctagagcgattcggaccgagaaagcgacaatttccccattaatttgagcgaggatgaaagatttgtggatgaggataatgagacttggaaaaaaaaaaaaaaggcgagggcagtgagagcgattcagatgtgattagacacatttagtaggataattctggaaaatcccttatctgcctattgtgttactagtgttttagtgagattatattgtaCCGGAAAGTCGGAGggtattattgtgaggttttgtatcaatgttcaaatagatataccggccccaagacacatttgtttctctaaatgtggcccccaagtcaaaataattgcccaggcatgGCGTAAAGAGAAAAAGCTGTAAGGTGGACCATAACAACAAAACGCTTTGTCTCCATGTATAGCAGTAGTGTCAAACAGAATGATAGCCACTTGCAACTgtcaatatgtatataaattagaCTGACCATATGTCGTCTTTTCCCCAGAAATGTCCTCTTTTgagggactgtccggggtgtcggggcggggtttcttaaatgcctcaaatgtcctggcgttttgtgtcaaggttgcgtgtattttcaatgtacgtgcAGGGTTTAGATGGgttgaatacaaaacaaattgtgaaggtgtgcgcacgcagcaacattcgtgagtgagtgagtgaaggagggaggggcagagagagagcgagagagcggGGGACTAGATAGATTgacaaaactctactatgcaaagccaaacccacttatgaacaatatcctgaaacgccgccggcttggctgggcccgagctcatctaagatggactgatgcaaagtggaaaggtgttctgtggtctgacgagtccacatttcaaattatatttgcaaacagaggacgtggtgtcctccagaacaaagaggaaaataaccattcggattgttataggcgcagagttcaaaagccagcatctgtgatggtatgggggtgtattagtgcccaaggcatgggtaacttacacatctgtgaaggcaccattaatgctgaaaggtcccaacgttatcatggacgcccctgcttatttcagcaagacaagtgctacaacagcgtggcttcataaaaaataaagagtgcgggtactttcctggcccgcctgcagtccagacctgtctcccatcaaaaatgtgtggcgcattatgaagcgtaaaatacgacagcggataccccggcctgttgaacgactgaagctctgtataaaacaagaatgggaaagaattccactttcaaagcttcaacaattagtttcctcagtttccaaacgtttattgagtgttattaaaagaaaaggtgatgtaacacagtggtgaacatgccctttcccaactactttggcacgtgttgcagccatgaaattctaagttaatttttatttgcaaaaaaatatataaatttatgattttgaacatcaaatatcttgcctttgtagtgcattcaattgaatatgggttgaaaaagatttgtaaatcattgtattctgtttatatttacatctaacacaatttcccaactcatatggaaacaaggtttgtatatccattcatacaatatCCCAAGTCAATCAATTGCGCCACGATCGTTTGCATGTAGGGGAAACCCTGTCGATAGCCCGTTCCCTGGCACAATTCTTATAACCCAATGTGGCCTTCAAGACCTCCGAGTTAGTCATTCGAATTCATTCTTTGTTCCTTTTGTCCTGCAGAGACTCCTTCACTGGTTTGGATGCGTTTCACAAGCAGATTGTAATTGGGACAGGTGTGGCTACAGGCATTGCGCTGGTGTACATTCTGCATAGAAGACGCCAAAAAGTCCAAACTATTCCTCTTGGAGAAGGATGGTGGGGAGCAGGAGATAAGCCACGGTCAGAGGATGAGAGTATCAATTCCTTCGAGGTACAAACCTCAGATGATGAAATCAAGGTTTGTTTACGAGACACATACACATTATGATATAAACAAATCTTGACTTGACTAGATATATATAAgtgcaataattaaaaaaaacattccttaTTCAACAGGACCTCCATGAACGCATTGACAAAACCCGCTATGCTGACCCTCTGGAAAATTCCACTTTTCAATATGGGTTCAATTCGACGTACCTCAAGAGTGTGGCTTCCTACTGGAGGCATGAGTTTGATTGGAAAAAACAAGTGGCGATGCTTAACAAGTATCCACACTTCAAAACCAAAATAGAAGGTACCGCAAAAAGGAGCAATAGGCACCATCATTGGGAAACAAAAATGTTGCTATAGTATCATTTTATTTTCTAGTGTGCACTCAATCCATCTCTTAGTGAACTATGTGTTTATGTATCTTCAAATGCTGTCTTCTTTCAATAGGAATAGACGTGCATTTCATCCATGTTCGTCCTACCACACACAAGAACCTAAAGGTGGTTCCACTCATGCTTGTCCACGGCTGGCCAGGCTCTTTCTTTGAATTCTACAAGATCCTGCCACTTCTCACAGAGAACCACAATGGTCTCACCTTTGAAGTCATATGTCCATCTATACCTGGCTATGGTTTCTCTGAAGCCCCTCATAAACAAGGTATTGGTCCATAACAGGAAAAAAACAGCGTATGTATTCAAACAGTGCTTTGGGGTGGTTCCAATTTAGGGGctctttgcaacatttacacggaTGCCTAGAGgccgctaactttccaatgtattttaagcGTTATATCACGCCCTATTACGGCTTCTACAACATAATGACGTAGTTAGGTGCCTACGTAACATGTGCACGCgcattagctttgggtgttgttTGCTAATAATATTGATTAGGATCGTTAGCAATCATTCATTGTGTTTTCCATCATAACCACAACATGACTAGAAATAGTTTGTTGCTTCTCTAGAACTGGTTTTGTACGTGTGCACGTGCTCCCTGCACATACGTGTCGGCAAGACAGTGTgagtaaacaccaatcatttttcCCGGGCGTCAAAAAGTTTTATTACATAAATGTAGAAATTGCAAAAAAATACCGGttgttttaaaacaaatgtgttctgttaaacaactaatggtaacataagccaGCTGTTAaatttttttggtttgaaaaatgtaaccgTAAGGAAGTTGCGAACAGCCCCTTGAATGTTCACACACTAAACTGTTTAGTTTCTTCTAGTCAGACAAGATTCTGATatagtatatttattattttaccacGACATGTTTCAAATGTCGTCTGCAGTATTCAGAAGGGCTTCTTGATCACAGTGATGTATTAACTTTTCTTATAGGTGCGGCCAGCCAGGTAGACCTGTCATAGCTACCTTCTATGCTTACTTAACAGGGGCATCTGAACAACTTTGAATATTGTGCACAAGTGACTTGATATCAGAAGTTATTTCAATGCCAGTCAATGTCTTTGTGTAGTTTGTGTCGTGTTCAGATTTGAACCCCAGAGTTCACATACAACGAATGTGGGTCCTTTTGGAGCACACCAGGTTTAAGATTGTGTTCACACTAGCTAGCCGTGCTAGCAGAGCAAACACACCAGGAAGATTTTAGCCAAACCCAGCATGACGAGGGTGAACGCACCTTTAAAAAAATCATGTCCTTCGTTCCAGGCTTTAACAGTCTTGCCGCCGCCAGAATTTTCCTGAAGCTGATGGAGCGTTTAGGGTTCTCCCAGTTTTATCTGCAAGGAGGAGACTTTGGTTCTCTCATCACCATCAACATGGCGCAGATGAAACCTCAGTAAGTAAGAAACAACTCTTTTCAAACAGTGAACATTGTGTTATCAACACATTGGAATTTTCGCTACACAAGCTCCATTGTGATAGCATTGCAACAACTTATCCAAATGCTCAGACAGTACTTGCAGTGTGCTAAAGACACCGATCCTGCACATTCCTCGATGGAAACATGCTGTGCTTGTCATTTTTGTTGCCAAATTTTTCAACTCTGTTTTTTTCAGATGTGTGAAAGGCCTCCACTTAAACATGTTTTCATCGAGAAGAGGGCTCAAGGTGATGATGTCCATCCTGATTGGCTCTTATCTCCCCTTCTTGGTGGGCCTGAGTCGCGAAGATGTTCGCCGCCTGTTTCCATTCTTTGAAAAGAATGTGTGGGAAATTTTGAGGGAAACAGGATACATGCACATTCAGGCTACTAAACCTGATACAGCAGGTAGGAACCATTTTAGTTGAATTCAACCCAAATTTTATGCAAAAATCCACCTTTGAACATTGGACAACCCTTGGTGTTTGAACTGTTGTCTTGCGTGACGTGACACAAGACTACTTTTTTAGCATAATCAATCAGGAGGAGAGAAATAACTCTAGGGATGTATCGACTGATTTAactgaaaaagtatgtgatcagcCATTCCAGATTCATGACTGACAAGCTGCTAGCAgttaattatgtgtctccatagaCAATGTTGAGCCGCTCCATCAACTTATTAACAATCACTTGCACTACGGCAAATAAACTGATTTTTCTAGTTTAAGTATCTCTATCAcgtaccattaaaaaaaaaaaaaaaaaaaagtaaagtgtgagcgtttcagatgtaattataattacatctgaaacgctcacattgccgccgcccggagccgtcacttttttttcctagtccttccctgtcaatatcctaattcacgaatctttcatctttgctcaaattagttgggaaattgtcgccttgtcggtccgaattgctcttactgcaggtggctcccattaaaaacaatgtgaatatgtgtggagccctgcaacttgtgacgtcacgcgcacatacttccggtaaacgcggggcttttctattagcgaccaaaagttgcaaactttatcgtcgatgttctctactaaatccttacagcaaaaatatggcaatatcgcgaaatgatcaagtatgacacatagaatggacctgctattcctgtttaagtaagaaaatctcatttcagtaggcctttaaattggtgGTGTTGATACCAAAGGTAGTGTCAGTATACAATTTATGCAGGAGTAATTAGAGGGACATTTTAATTTTCTCTataattgtgttgttgtttttatttccttGGATACAGTAGGATTTTGAGGGCTAAACACAAAGGATTTAAATGATTAATACTTACAACACCTTGCAAAAGTATTCACCCCCTGGGTTTTTTATCTATGTCGTTGACTTGTTGCTTTACAAGCTGAAATTTACATGTTTTCAAATATGCAGTTTGTGTGATGGATCTGCTCAAAATAACCTAAGTTGGTGAAGtgaaatgagaaaaaaaatatataaaaaaatgatttaagataataaaaaaattaaaattgtctTGAGCATATGTATTCACCCCCTTTACTATGATGCCCCTCAAAATATTCTGGTGCTATCCGTTTCTTCCAGAAGTCACATCATCAGTTAGGGTTGGGTTTTAAAGAAATATCCACATATTTGATGATTCCTTAAAGCACCCTCAAATCCATCATCTTCAAATGGAAAGAACATGTGACCACAACTAACCTGCCAAGACAGAACCACCCACCAAAACTCAGCTTGGGCAAGGAGGGCATTAATCAGAGAGGCTActaagaggcggctaacaatacAGCCAATACGAACTATTATGCTTATAAAGCACTCTTAAAAAGCTCCGAGAATGTTTTATTAACATGCTGTAAGAATGTATGTAACAGgtacattcatgataacatgtcatatttactgcagtttgtaattaaaaaaattacactTCTTTCCTGGGGGCTTTGATTTTACAGTGAGTGTGTTTCATAAAAGGGTTCCTATGCACATTTGCTTCCACCAAAATGTGCACAACAAAAACATAGCGATGACTTTTTGGGTTTTGCTACTGATAATGGCAAACTTTGTGAGAGCCTTGGAGTGTTATCATGCTCAAATAAAAACATACAACTGTGATTTACAATTTCCGCTATCACCAGGATACCGACTGATGGGATGGTTTTATCGACCAGCCTTTGTGCTCTTTTTGAGCTGCTAAATTCAGAATAATGCTTACtcttcagattaaaaaaaataaataaaatggttcCTAGTGATGATGCAGTAGTTTTATGCTGCATTCCCTTTGTTGAGAGCCATAGTGTCAAGTTGGTAGCGCGTGGATTTTCAAAGTTGACCCACTTATCGGCTTAGTTggtgccacaaccttctactataccTGTGAGATGTGTAATTTTATAACCTAGCATTAACTTTTCTTAACTCAAAGGAAATACAGCAACATCAATTATGGCAGTTCATAACCAACGTTACTAGCAGCTCCAGTTAGGAAAAAAAATGGGTTGAACTGTTAACTTTGGTGGCTTCCCAGTATCTTGTGTCAAAGCTGTTGTGAGCGGTTTAATAACTAGCATGACTGCTGTTTTTCCAGGCTGTGGGGTGAATGACTCACCTGTAGGCTTGGCTGCCTATATTCTGGAGAAATTCTCCACAGCCACTAACATGGAATACAGAAACCTGGCAGACGGTGGGCTGGAAAGGTCTAAGACTACATTTAATGTTCTTTCATTTTATGAAGGTTTATGATGTCAGTAGTAACtaactgtgtgtgcgtgtgtaggaAATTTAGCCTGGATGACCTTCTGACAAACATTATGATCTACTGGACCACAGGCTCCATTGTCTCATCCATGCGCTTCTACAAAGAGAACTTCAAGGGTTATCTAGATAAAAGAGTGGATTTAAGGTAAGCTTACATCACCatatgtgttttttaaatgtaatcaTTTGTTGAACAAAATATTTCTCTCCAGGATGAAGGTATTTGTTCCTACTGGACTGGTGGCCTTCCCTATGGAGCTGATGCACTGCCCTAAGTCGTGGGCCCAAAACAGGTTTACTAACATAGTCTCCTACACGTTCATGCCCCGTGGTGGTCACTTTGCTGCCTTTGAGGAGCCTCGGCTCTTCGCCACTGATGTCATCCAGTTTGTTAAAAAATTGGAGAAGCTTTGAATGAATGTACGTGTGTTTCATAAAAGGATTCCTATGCACTTTTGCTTACACTAAAACGCATcttgacttttttatttttataaatcagtacatattttttatttccttttgtggatcatgtgtattttttttatttaatatttttttttaaataaaatattggatGGCTTTGTATCTGAAGGTGCACAATTTGGTGTTCATTCAAATTGGGTATGCTTGGTGTTAGTTTATAGTTTACAGTAGTTGATACATTGTTTTATTGCTGACTGATGAATGTCCCAAATATCCCCTGCACATATTTTTGTCTCCAAAATCATGTGTTACATTACTTTGCACTAAATTGTACTCTAAACTGACAGAACTGTCACTTAAATGCAGCCAAATAACAGCAATATTATGCTTTGACACATTCAATGCTTTAAACATGTAATGCActattaataaaagtattttttcttgTCATCCTGTCCTTGAAAGTTATTTCGCAAAATGATACAGAACAAAACAGTACTTGAAAACTGAAACATGCTTACTGACATGTTTGTTTTGTCCGTATAGTAGGATACAATCCTGCATCAGTTTGCTGCAATCTTCTTcttgcataccgtatttttcggactataagtcagttttttttcatattttggccgggggtgtgacttatactcaggagcgacttatgtgtgaaattattcacacattaccgtaaaatatcaaatattatttagctcattcacgtaagagactagacttataagatttcatgggatttagcgattaggagtgacagattgtttggtaaacttatagcatgttctatatgttacagttatttaatgactcttaccataatatgttacatcaacataccaggcaccttctcagttggttatttatgcatcatataacgtacacttattcaggctgttcactattctttattttaaattgcctttcaaatgtctattcttggtgttgggttttatcaaataaatttccctaaaaaatgcgacttatactccagtgagacttatgtttttttccttctgtattatgccttttcggcaggtgcgacttatactctgaaaaataaggTATATTCACTCAACAAAAATAGCATATGAAGACGGACAGAATGATAATTTGAACATTTTGCTAGGCttaagctccatccatccattttctaccgcttattcccttttggggtcgcggggggtgctggcgtttatctcagctacaatcgggcggaaggcggggtacacaatggacaagtcgctacctcatcacagggcgtaATCCATCCCATCTATTTGTTTTACACTGCTTATCCTGTTCAGGGGGGCGGGGGCCTTTTCCAGCTGACATGGTATCAAAGGTCAACTACACTCTGGACACTCACAGGCAACATTACCATTtacagtcagccaccgattgtgcaagttctcccacttaaaatgatcacAAATCATTcttgtttgaaaaatatatacagtggggcaaaaaagtatttagtcagccaccgattgtgcaagttctccgacttaaaatgatgacagaggtctgtaattttcaccataggtacacttcaactgtgagagacagaatgtgaaaaaaaa
This sequence is a window from Nerophis ophidion isolate RoL-2023_Sa linkage group LG09, RoL_Noph_v1.0, whole genome shotgun sequence. Protein-coding genes within it:
- the cst3 gene encoding cystatin C (amyloid angiopathy and cerebral hemorrhage) isoform X2; the protein is MFWRVAFLVFGAVCAVGFAGFVGGFTDGDVNDEHVQNALNYAIVEHNKASNDLYLRQGIEVVKVQQQVVSGMKYIITVKMARTSCRKGGAQEQCEVFQDPEKAKPYMCTFSVWSRPWMHFMQLIDTKC
- the ephx5 gene encoding epoxide hydrolase 1, which translates into the protein MQRVQFLKDSFTGLDAFHKQIVIGTGVATGIALVYILHRRRQKVQTIPLGEGWWGAGDKPRSEDESINSFEVQTSDDEIKDLHERIDKTRYADPLENSTFQYGFNSTYLKSVASYWRHEFDWKKQVAMLNKYPHFKTKIEGIDVHFIHVRPTTHKNLKVVPLMLVHGWPGSFFEFYKILPLLTENHNGLTFEVICPSIPGYGFSEAPHKQGFNSLAAARIFLKLMERLGFSQFYLQGGDFGSLITINMAQMKPQCVKGLHLNMFSSRRGLKVMMSILIGSYLPFLVGLSREDVRRLFPFFEKNVWEILRETGYMHIQATKPDTAGCGVNDSPVGLAAYILEKFSTATNMEYRNLADGGLERKFSLDDLLTNIMIYWTTGSIVSSMRFYKENFKGYLDKRVDLRMKVFVPTGLVAFPMELMHCPKSWAQNRFTNIVSYTFMPRGGHFAAFEEPRLFATDVIQFVKKLEKL